From the Lysobacter sp. FW306-1B-D06B genome, one window contains:
- a CDS encoding gamma-glutamyl-gamma-aminobutyrate hydrolase family protein (Members of this family of hydrolases with an active site Cys residue belong to MEROPS family C26.) encodes MPRLLVFQHVAAEPLGTLDRLIRRRGHRIRFANFERQPDFEPNVDRYRGLVVLGGPMNVEDQARRPHLKTELRAIERMLEQGKPVLGICLGAQLLAHVLGAPVRRHHEPEIGWYPLRTTDAGRSDPVLAPLGETSPVFQWHRYSFEVPHDATHLARTEGCEHQAFRYGDNAYGFQFHLEMDEALIERWLRNPAYREELAELGGLDPSRSDVDTIRHHTRAHIAGMQARADAVFNQFLDLVGRPQRRITLPSREWV; translated from the coding sequence ATGCCCCGCCTGCTCGTCTTCCAGCACGTCGCCGCCGAACCGCTGGGCACGCTCGATCGGCTCATCCGCAGGCGCGGCCACCGCATCCGCTTCGCCAATTTCGAGCGGCAGCCGGATTTCGAACCCAACGTCGACCGCTACCGCGGGCTGGTGGTGCTGGGCGGGCCGATGAATGTCGAAGACCAGGCCCGCCGACCGCATCTGAAGACCGAACTGCGCGCCATCGAACGCATGCTCGAACAGGGCAAGCCGGTGCTCGGCATCTGCCTGGGTGCGCAGTTGCTGGCGCATGTGCTGGGCGCGCCGGTGCGGCGTCACCATGAGCCGGAGATCGGCTGGTACCCGCTGCGCACCACCGACGCCGGCCGCAGCGATCCGGTGCTGGCGCCGCTGGGCGAGACCTCGCCGGTGTTCCAGTGGCACCGCTACAGCTTCGAGGTGCCGCACGACGCGACGCATCTGGCGCGCACCGAGGGCTGCGAGCACCAGGCGTTCCGTTACGGCGACAACGCCTACGGATTCCAGTTCCACCTGGAGATGGACGAGGCGCTGATCGAGCGCTGGCTGCGCAATCCGGCCTACCGCGAAGAACTCGCCGAACTGGGCGGGCTGGATCCCTCGCGCTCGGATGTGGACACCATCCGTCACCACACCCGCGCCCACATCGCCGGCATGCAGGCCCGGGCGGACGCGGTGTTCAACCAGTTCCTCGACCTGGTGGGCCGGCCGCAGCGGCGGATCACGCTGCCTTCGCGCGAGTGGGTCTGA
- a CDS encoding amidohydrolase family protein — MTTRARTHAATGEHTTRHAASRSSLLRPALAGAVLLALSASAAVAQAPSAAPSCSLVQAGRLLDRPGHAPRGASTLLVCGGRVEAVRDGFVDASAFPNAGNALVIDLRSRFVLPGLIDSHVHLTSDKAGVEGQLEGISKGVADHAYEAAVNARKTLAAGFTTVRNLGDEDGVTLALRDAVAAGKLPGPRIVDAGNAISTTSGHMDPTLGFRDDLHAALDVHGNTCDGADDCRKAVRRQVARGVDVIKIATTGGVNSRIGAGLGQQMFDDEARAIVETAHLYKKKVAVHAHGADGIALALRAGADSIEHGTLMDDADLKLLRQTGAYYVPTLSTVNGYRERLAKNPDAYTGEVREKIEWRIGITGKALERAVPAGVKIAFGTDAGVSLHGRNADEFELMVAHGMTPATAIAAATVNAADLLGLADQVGSLDVGKRADLIAVNGDPLSDVTVLKQVQFVMKDGRVEKDVRGAAVVSR; from the coding sequence ATGACCACGCGCGCCCGCACGCACGCCGCTACTGGCGAACACACCACACGCCATGCCGCGTCCCGCTCCAGCCTGCTGCGTCCGGCGCTTGCCGGCGCCGTGCTGCTCGCGTTGAGCGCGTCCGCCGCCGTCGCCCAGGCACCGTCCGCGGCGCCCTCGTGCAGCCTCGTCCAGGCCGGCCGCCTGCTCGACCGCCCCGGCCATGCCCCGCGCGGCGCGAGCACGCTGCTGGTGTGCGGCGGCCGGGTCGAGGCGGTGCGCGATGGCTTCGTGGACGCATCGGCGTTCCCGAACGCGGGCAACGCCTTGGTCATCGACCTGCGCAGCCGCTTCGTCCTGCCGGGCCTGATCGACAGCCACGTCCACCTCACCTCCGACAAGGCCGGCGTGGAAGGCCAGCTGGAAGGCATTTCCAAGGGCGTGGCCGATCACGCGTACGAGGCCGCCGTGAACGCGCGCAAGACGCTGGCCGCCGGCTTCACCACCGTGCGCAACCTCGGCGACGAAGACGGCGTGACGCTGGCGCTGCGCGACGCGGTGGCGGCGGGCAAGCTGCCGGGACCGCGGATCGTCGATGCGGGCAACGCGATCTCCACCACCTCCGGCCACATGGACCCGACGCTGGGCTTCCGCGACGATCTGCACGCGGCGCTCGACGTGCACGGCAACACCTGCGACGGCGCCGACGATTGCCGCAAGGCGGTACGCCGCCAGGTCGCGCGCGGCGTGGACGTGATCAAGATCGCCACCACCGGCGGCGTGAACAGCCGCATCGGCGCGGGCCTGGGCCAGCAGATGTTCGACGACGAGGCGCGCGCGATCGTCGAGACCGCGCACTTGTACAAGAAGAAGGTCGCCGTGCACGCGCACGGTGCGGACGGCATCGCCCTGGCCTTGCGCGCGGGTGCGGATTCGATCGAGCACGGCACGCTGATGGACGATGCCGACCTCAAACTGCTGCGCCAGACCGGCGCGTACTACGTCCCCACGCTGTCCACCGTGAACGGCTACCGGGAGCGCCTGGCGAAGAATCCCGACGCCTACACCGGCGAGGTGCGCGAGAAGATCGAATGGCGCATCGGCATCACCGGCAAGGCGCTGGAACGCGCGGTGCCCGCCGGCGTGAAGATCGCCTTCGGCACGGATGCCGGCGTGAGCCTGCACGGGCGCAACGCGGACGAATTCGAACTGATGGTTGCGCACGGCATGACGCCGGCGACCGCGATCGCGGCCGCGACCGTCAACGCCGCCGACCTGCTCGGGCTGGCCGACCAGGTGGGCTCGCTCGACGTGGGCAAGCGCGCGGACCTGATCGCGGTGAACGGCGATCCGCTCAGCGACGTGACGGTGCTCAAGCAGGTGCAGTTCGTGATGAAGGATGGGCGCGTGGAGAAGGATGTCCGGGGTGCTGCCGTGGTGTCGCGCTGA
- a CDS encoding YdiU family protein → MLNPHFDNTFVRDLPGDPDLAPGVRQVHGAAYSRVEPTPVAQPRLLAYSADMARRLGFSDADVASPEFARVFGGNALLPGMQPFAANYGGHQFGQWAGQLGDGRAITLGEMINAAGERWELQLKGAGPTPYSRSADGRAVLRSSIREFLCSEAMYHLGVPTTRALSLVGTGEWVERDMFYDGHPQLEPGAVVCRVAPSFIRFGNFELPASRNDTELLRKLADFCIRRDFPELRSLGRGQPVYAEWFAQVCERTARLMAHWIRVGFVHGVMNTDNMSILGLTIDYGPYGWIDNFDPGWTPNTTDRHQRRYRFGQQPQVAYWNLGRLAGSLSLLFDDTEPLQAGLRRFVSTYLECDRENTARKLGLDACREEDTALMQQLQDLLTEGEIDMTLFFRGLADIDPKSPDLAPLDDAFYDAARREAVEPALREWLRLYAVRLDAQDLTPHARRSRMNAANPRYVLRNYLAQEAIDRATEGDIGGVTELLEVMRRPYDDQPGHEAYARRRPDWARERAGCSMLSCSS, encoded by the coding sequence ATGCTGAATCCACACTTCGACAACACCTTCGTTCGAGACCTCCCCGGCGATCCCGACCTCGCACCCGGCGTGCGCCAGGTGCACGGCGCCGCGTACTCGCGCGTGGAGCCCACGCCGGTGGCGCAGCCGCGCCTGCTCGCGTATTCGGCGGACATGGCGCGGCGGCTGGGCTTCAGCGACGCCGACGTCGCCTCGCCCGAATTCGCCCGCGTCTTCGGCGGCAACGCGCTGTTGCCGGGCATGCAGCCGTTCGCGGCCAACTACGGCGGCCACCAGTTCGGCCAGTGGGCGGGGCAACTGGGCGACGGCCGTGCGATCACGCTGGGCGAGATGATCAATGCGGCCGGCGAACGCTGGGAGCTGCAACTCAAGGGCGCCGGGCCCACCCCGTACTCGCGCAGCGCCGACGGCCGCGCGGTGCTGCGCTCCTCGATCCGCGAGTTCCTGTGCAGCGAGGCGATGTACCACCTCGGCGTGCCGACCACGCGCGCGCTGAGCCTGGTCGGCACCGGCGAGTGGGTCGAGCGGGACATGTTCTACGACGGCCACCCGCAACTGGAGCCCGGTGCGGTGGTGTGCCGCGTCGCGCCCTCGTTCATCCGCTTCGGCAATTTCGAATTGCCGGCCTCGCGCAACGACACCGAACTGCTGCGCAAGCTGGCCGACTTCTGCATCCGCCGCGACTTCCCGGAGCTTCGCAGCCTCGGCCGTGGGCAGCCGGTGTATGCCGAATGGTTCGCGCAGGTGTGCGAACGCACGGCGCGGTTGATGGCGCACTGGATCCGCGTGGGCTTCGTGCACGGCGTGATGAACACCGACAACATGTCGATCCTCGGCCTGACCATCGACTACGGTCCCTACGGCTGGATCGACAACTTCGATCCCGGCTGGACGCCCAACACCACCGATCGCCACCAGCGCCGCTATCGATTCGGCCAGCAGCCGCAGGTGGCGTACTGGAACCTCGGGCGGCTGGCGGGTTCGCTCTCGCTGCTGTTCGACGACACCGAGCCGTTGCAGGCCGGCCTGCGCCGCTTCGTCTCCACCTACCTGGAATGCGACCGCGAGAACACCGCGCGCAAGCTCGGGCTGGACGCCTGTCGCGAAGAGGACACCGCGCTGATGCAGCAGTTGCAGGACCTGCTGACCGAGGGCGAGATCGACATGACGCTGTTCTTCCGCGGGCTGGCCGATATCGATCCGAAGTCGCCGGATCTCGCGCCCCTGGACGACGCCTTCTACGACGCCGCGCGCCGCGAGGCGGTGGAGCCGGCGTTGCGCGAATGGCTGCGGCTCTACGCCGTGCGCCTGGATGCGCAGGACCTGACGCCGCATGCGCGGCGCTCGCGCATGAACGCCGCCAACCCGCGCTACGTGCTGCGCAACTACCTCGCGCAGGAAGCGATCGATCGCGCGACCGAAGGCGACATCGGCGGCGTGACCGAGCTGCTGGAGGTCATGCGCCGCCCCTACGACGACCAGCCCGGCCACGAGGCCTACGCACGCCGCCGGCCTGACTGGGCGCGCGAACGCGCCGGCTGCTCGATGCTGTCCTGCAGTTCCTGA
- a CDS encoding DEAD/DEAH box helicase, with the protein MSAESPNSNDAPSLKFTDLALSEPLLRALSDVGYESPSPIQAATIPPLLEGRDVLGQAQTGTGKTAAFALPILAQIEPGKHKPQALVLAPTRELAIQVAEAFQKYAHHLPGFHVLPIYGGQSYYPQLQALKRGVQVVVGTPGRVIDHLERGSLDLSELRCLVLDEADEMLRMGFIDDVEAVLKKTPETRQVALFSATMPPPIRRIAQTYLKDPVEIAIKAKTTTAANIRQRYWGVSGVHKLDAITRILEAEPFDAMIVFARTKQATEELADKLAARGIAAAAINGDVQQAQREKTIQNLKDGKIDVLVATDVAARGLDVERISHVLNFDIPYDTESYVHRIGRTGRAGRKGEAILFVTPRERGMLRAIERATRQPIEPMALPTVETVNEQRVNRFLGRITSALEGNDLAQFRDLVERYEREQNVPAVEIAAALAKLVQGDMPLLLDVTAEKLRPHAQVGFDRAPREGQRDGHRERREPRFERDDRRPAREPRPERDDRPRHADRQFTPPAYERPVIERPSSERPVERHHERPAHERPVNAAESMFDDEAPSRSFEQRAPRDRAAPEAGMETFRIEVGHVHGVKPGNIVGAIANEAELESRYIGRIDIRDDHSLIDLPEGMPREVMDHLKRVRVAGQQLRISRPGEGSHGGQRPHGRHERGGFDDDRRPPPRGPRPHGAGPRKPGGFRPKPR; encoded by the coding sequence ATGAGCGCCGAGTCGCCCAACTCGAACGATGCCCCGTCCCTGAAATTCACCGACCTCGCCCTGTCCGAGCCCCTTCTGCGGGCACTGAGCGACGTCGGCTACGAGTCACCCTCGCCCATCCAGGCCGCCACCATCCCGCCGCTGCTGGAAGGCCGCGACGTGCTCGGCCAGGCCCAGACCGGCACCGGCAAGACCGCCGCGTTCGCGCTGCCGATCCTGGCGCAGATCGAACCGGGCAAGCACAAGCCGCAGGCGCTGGTGCTGGCGCCGACGCGCGAGCTGGCCATCCAGGTCGCCGAAGCGTTCCAGAAGTACGCCCATCACCTGCCCGGCTTCCACGTCCTGCCGATCTACGGCGGGCAGAGCTACTACCCGCAGTTGCAGGCGCTCAAGCGTGGCGTGCAGGTCGTGGTGGGCACGCCCGGCCGCGTGATCGACCATCTGGAGCGCGGCTCGCTCGACCTGTCCGAACTGCGCTGCCTGGTGCTCGACGAAGCCGACGAAATGCTGCGCATGGGCTTCATCGACGACGTCGAGGCCGTGCTGAAGAAGACGCCGGAGACGCGCCAGGTCGCGCTGTTCTCGGCGACCATGCCGCCGCCGATCCGGCGCATCGCCCAGACCTACCTGAAAGACCCGGTCGAGATCGCCATCAAGGCCAAGACCACCACGGCCGCGAACATCCGCCAGCGCTACTGGGGCGTGAGCGGCGTGCACAAGCTCGATGCGATCACCCGCATCCTGGAGGCCGAACCTTTCGACGCGATGATCGTCTTCGCGCGCACCAAGCAAGCCACCGAAGAGCTGGCCGACAAGCTGGCCGCGCGCGGCATCGCCGCGGCCGCGATCAACGGCGACGTGCAGCAGGCGCAGCGCGAGAAGACCATCCAGAACCTCAAGGACGGCAAGATCGACGTGCTGGTCGCCACCGACGTGGCCGCGCGCGGACTGGACGTGGAACGCATCAGCCACGTGCTGAACTTCGACATCCCCTACGACACCGAAAGCTACGTCCACCGCATCGGCCGCACCGGCCGCGCCGGGCGCAAGGGCGAGGCGATCCTGTTCGTGACGCCGCGCGAACGCGGCATGCTGCGCGCGATCGAGCGCGCCACGCGCCAGCCGATCGAGCCGATGGCGCTGCCCACCGTCGAAACGGTCAACGAGCAGCGCGTGAACCGCTTCCTCGGCCGCATCACCTCCGCGCTGGAAGGCAATGACCTGGCGCAGTTCCGCGACCTGGTCGAACGCTACGAGCGCGAGCAGAACGTGCCCGCGGTCGAAATCGCCGCCGCACTGGCCAAGCTGGTGCAGGGCGACATGCCGCTGCTGCTGGACGTCACCGCCGAGAAGCTGCGGCCGCATGCGCAGGTGGGTTTCGATCGCGCTCCGCGCGAGGGTCAACGCGACGGCCACCGCGAGCGCCGCGAACCGCGTTTCGAACGCGACGACCGCCGCCCGGCGCGCGAGCCGCGCCCCGAGCGCGACGATCGCCCGCGCCACGCCGACCGCCAGTTCACGCCGCCGGCGTACGAGCGTCCGGTGATCGAACGTCCGTCCAGCGAACGGCCTGTCGAGCGTCACCACGAACGCCCAGCCCACGAACGTCCGGTCAATGCCGCCGAGTCGATGTTCGATGACGAGGCGCCGTCGCGCTCGTTCGAGCAGCGTGCGCCGCGCGACCGCGCGGCCCCGGAAGCGGGCATGGAAACCTTCCGCATCGAGGTCGGCCACGTGCACGGCGTGAAGCCGGGCAACATCGTCGGCGCGATCGCCAACGAGGCCGAGCTGGAAAGCCGCTACATCGGCCGCATCGACATCCGCGACGACCACAGCCTGATCGACCTGCCCGAGGGCATGCCGCGCGAGGTCATGGACCACCTCAAGCGCGTGCGCGTGGCGGGCCAGCAGCTGCGCATCAGCCGGCCGGGCGAAGGCAGCCACGGCGGGCAGCGTCCGCACGGTCGCCACGAGCGCGGCGGTTTCGATGACGATCGCCGGCCGCCGCCGCGCGGGCCGCGCCCGCACGGTGCCGGGCCGCGCAAGCCGGGCGGATTCCGGCCGAAGCCGCGCTGA
- a CDS encoding EamA family transporter, whose product MHLILLSALCSVLVGVLIKLAPRARLDIGQLVTWNYLAAGALCAWLLRPPMESLTHPDTPWVALLGLAVVLPSLFLVLGASVRATGIVRTDVAQRLSLLLSLLAAFTLFGERVDGQRMAGLALGLLAVAGIVARPERAAPAAGGERRGWLLLLVVWVGFALVDVMLKRIAQAGTPSMAALQVAFVLAFVLMLVAQLVRHLRGHTRLDARNLGAGLLLGLLNFGNIVFYVRAHQALAESPSVVFATMNIGVVVLGTLVGVFAFGEKTSGWNRAAIVLAILAIVLIAFAPRA is encoded by the coding sequence ATGCACCTGATCCTCCTCAGCGCCCTGTGCAGTGTCCTGGTCGGGGTGCTAATCAAGCTCGCGCCGCGCGCACGGCTCGACATTGGCCAGCTCGTCACCTGGAATTACCTCGCCGCCGGCGCGCTGTGCGCCTGGCTGCTGCGCCCGCCGATGGAAAGTCTCACGCATCCCGACACGCCCTGGGTGGCGTTGCTCGGGCTTGCCGTCGTGCTGCCTTCGCTGTTCCTCGTGCTGGGCGCCAGCGTGCGCGCCACCGGCATCGTGCGCACCGACGTCGCCCAGCGCCTGTCGCTCCTGCTCTCGCTGCTGGCGGCGTTCACGCTGTTCGGCGAACGCGTCGACGGGCAGCGGATGGCCGGCCTCGCGCTGGGATTGCTGGCGGTCGCCGGTATCGTCGCGCGCCCGGAACGTGCTGCGCCGGCAGCCGGCGGCGAACGACGCGGCTGGCTCCTGCTGCTGGTGGTCTGGGTCGGCTTCGCACTCGTGGACGTGATGCTCAAGCGCATCGCGCAGGCCGGAACGCCGTCGATGGCGGCGTTGCAGGTGGCGTTCGTCCTTGCCTTCGTGCTGATGCTCGTGGCGCAACTGGTGCGCCACCTGCGCGGACACACGCGGCTGGACGCGCGCAACCTCGGCGCGGGACTGCTGCTGGGCCTGCTCAATTTCGGCAACATCGTCTTCTACGTGCGCGCGCATCAGGCCCTGGCCGAGAGCCCGTCGGTCGTGTTCGCGACGATGAACATCGGCGTGGTGGTGCTGGGCACGCTGGTGGGCGTGTTCGCCTTCGGCGAGAAGACCAGCGGCTGGAATCGCGCGGCGATCGTGCTGGCCATCCTCGCCATCGTGCTGATCGCCTTCGCGCCGCGCGCGTAG